From a region of the Rhinopithecus roxellana isolate Shanxi Qingling chromosome 8, ASM756505v1, whole genome shotgun sequence genome:
- the LOC104677103 gene encoding left-right determination factor 1 isoform X2, which translates to MRPLWLCCALWVLPLAGPGAALTGEQLLGSLLRQLQLSEAPVLDRADMEELVMPAHVRAQYVTLLQRSHGDRSRGKRFSQSFREVAGRFLASEAALHRHGRLSPRSAWARVTVEWLRVRDDGSNRTSLIDSRLVSAHESGWKVFDVTEAVNFWQQLSRPRQPLLLQVSVQTEHPGPLASGAHKLVRFASQGAPAGLGEPQLELHTLDLGDYGAQGDCDPEAPVTEGTRCCRQEMYIDLQGMKWAENWVLEPPGFLAYECVGTCQQPPEALAFKWPFLGPRQCIASETASLPMIVSIKEGGRTRPQVVSLPNMRVQKCSCASDGALVPRGLQP; encoded by the exons ATGCGacccctgtggctctgctgcGCACTCTGGGTGCTGCCCCTGGCCGGCCCCGGGGCGGCCCTGACCGGGGAGCAGCTCCTGGGCAGCCTGCTGCGGCAGCTGCAGCTCAGCGAGGCACCCGTACTGGACAGGGCTGACATGGAGGAGCTGGTCATGCCCGCCCACGTGAGGGCCCAATATGTGACCCTGCTGCAGCGCAGCCACGGGGACCGCTCCCGCGGCAAGAGATTCAGCCAGAGCTTCCGAG aggtggccGGCAGGTTCCTGGCGTCGGAG GCCGCGCTGCACAGGCACGGGCGGCTGTCCCCGCGCAGCGCCTGGGCCCGGGTGACTGTCGAGTGGCTTCGCGTCCGCGACGACGGCTCCAACCGCACTTCTCTCATCGACTCCAG GCTGGTGTCCGCCCACGAGAGCGGCTGGAAGGTCTTCGACGTGACCGAGGCCGTGAACTTCTGGCAGCAGCTGAGCCGGCCCCGGCAGCCGCTGCTGCTACAGGTGTCGGTGCAGACGGAGCATCCGGGCCCGCTAGCGTCCGGCGCCCACAAGCTGGTCCGCTTTGCCTCGCAGGGGGCGCCGGCCGGGCTTGGGGAGCCCCAGCTGGAGCTGCACACCCTGGACCTCGGAGACTACGG AGCTCAGGGCGACTGTGACCCTGAAGCACCAGTGACCGAGGGCACCCGTTGCTGCCGCCAGGAGATGTACATTGACCTGCAGGGGATGAAGTGGGCCGAGAACTGGGTGCTGGAGCCCCCGGGCTTCCTGGCTTATGAGTGTGTGGGCACCTGCCAGCAGCCGCCGGAGGCCCTGGCCTTCAAGTGGCCGTTTCTGGGGCCACGACAGTGCATCGCCTCAGAGACTGCCTCGCTGCCCATGATCGTCAGCAtcaaggagggaggcaggaccAGGCCCCAGGTggtcagcctgcccaacatgaggGTGCAGAAGTGCAGCTGTGCCTCGGATGGGGCGCTCGTGCCAAGGGGACTCCAGCCATAG
- the LOC104677103 gene encoding left-right determination factor 1 isoform X1: protein MQAIKLPRLGSQHIQLPDTLLQPSQGTFPFCPLLLPDSAMRPLWLCCALWVLPLAGPGAALTGEQLLGSLLRQLQLSEAPVLDRADMEELVMPAHVRAQYVTLLQRSHGDRSRGKRFSQSFREVAGRFLASEASTHLLVFGMEQRLPPNSELVQAILRLFQEPVPKAALHRHGRLSPRSAWARVTVEWLRVRDDGSNRTSLIDSRLVSAHESGWKVFDVTEAVNFWQQLSRPRQPLLLQVSVQTEHPGPLASGAHKLVRFASQGAPAGLGEPQLELHTLDLGDYGAQGDCDPEAPVTEGTRCCRQEMYIDLQGMKWAENWVLEPPGFLAYECVGTCQQPPEALAFKWPFLGPRQCIASETASLPMIVSIKEGGRTRPQVVSLPNMRVQKCSCASDGALVPRGLQP, encoded by the exons gcTATAAAGCTGCCCAGGCTTGGCTCTCAGCACATCCAGCTGCCTGACACCCTCCTTCAGCCATCTCAAGGGACATTCCCATTCTGCCCACTGCTCCTTCCAGACAGTGCCATGCGacccctgtggctctgctgcGCACTCTGGGTGCTGCCCCTGGCCGGCCCCGGGGCGGCCCTGACCGGGGAGCAGCTCCTGGGCAGCCTGCTGCGGCAGCTGCAGCTCAGCGAGGCACCCGTACTGGACAGGGCTGACATGGAGGAGCTGGTCATGCCCGCCCACGTGAGGGCCCAATATGTGACCCTGCTGCAGCGCAGCCACGGGGACCGCTCCCGCGGCAAGAGATTCAGCCAGAGCTTCCGAG aggtggccGGCAGGTTCCTGGCGTCGGAGGCCAGCACGCACTTGCTGGTGTTCGGCATGGAGCAGCGGCTGCCGCCCAACAGCGAGCTGGTGCAGGCCATACTGCGGCTCTTCCAGGAGCCGGTCCCCAAGGCCGCGCTGCACAGGCACGGGCGGCTGTCCCCGCGCAGCGCCTGGGCCCGGGTGACTGTCGAGTGGCTTCGCGTCCGCGACGACGGCTCCAACCGCACTTCTCTCATCGACTCCAG GCTGGTGTCCGCCCACGAGAGCGGCTGGAAGGTCTTCGACGTGACCGAGGCCGTGAACTTCTGGCAGCAGCTGAGCCGGCCCCGGCAGCCGCTGCTGCTACAGGTGTCGGTGCAGACGGAGCATCCGGGCCCGCTAGCGTCCGGCGCCCACAAGCTGGTCCGCTTTGCCTCGCAGGGGGCGCCGGCCGGGCTTGGGGAGCCCCAGCTGGAGCTGCACACCCTGGACCTCGGAGACTACGG AGCTCAGGGCGACTGTGACCCTGAAGCACCAGTGACCGAGGGCACCCGTTGCTGCCGCCAGGAGATGTACATTGACCTGCAGGGGATGAAGTGGGCCGAGAACTGGGTGCTGGAGCCCCCGGGCTTCCTGGCTTATGAGTGTGTGGGCACCTGCCAGCAGCCGCCGGAGGCCCTGGCCTTCAAGTGGCCGTTTCTGGGGCCACGACAGTGCATCGCCTCAGAGACTGCCTCGCTGCCCATGATCGTCAGCAtcaaggagggaggcaggaccAGGCCCCAGGTggtcagcctgcccaacatgaggGTGCAGAAGTGCAGCTGTGCCTCGGATGGGGCGCTCGTGCCAAGGGGACTCCAGCCATAG